One window from the genome of Paraclostridium sordellii encodes:
- a CDS encoding S41 family peptidase, translating to MKKIVGRWIFFGLVVIVISILFISKDREHIITGNPDIDCIISREDIKADRDDMVKIMESTHPIFLDEVPKVYYDAKAEFLKNTNKKMTLGEFRIEISKYLSSIDDSHTSIGWVGAEFLDINWKYIDKKLTLLDKNNKPTKKFVTSINNVNIEDILKVIDKTFPKENYVDEYMNNSTLSKEKLVLCSAGVDVSDDIVLSVNDGKNEEEIKVGFINYNKGGNNLSNDIYINDLGNKTVYIRLGFCEDNYYISKINTYLRENLDDIKHVIIDVRDNPGGDSTAFEKILQALDIKAGNFGGITRVSDIATKFYPDLNSMEYKEFERYNNVVKNENIEVYVIMNESSFSSAQWVATLVSDGKFGTLLGKPSRNRPSSFGNSPSFELAKTKLMGQISITKWLRPDASKDQEETIEPDIRVEDWQDPLEKTLKLIEGKEDLSNM from the coding sequence ATGAAAAAGATAGTGGGAAGGTGGATATTTTTTGGTTTAGTGGTTATTGTAATATCAATTTTATTTATATCAAAGGATAGAGAACATATTATAACAGGAAATCCAGATATTGATTGTATTATAAGTAGAGAAGATATAAAAGCAGATAGAGATGATATGGTAAAGATTATGGAAAGTACCCATCCAATATTTTTAGATGAAGTTCCAAAAGTTTATTATGATGCTAAAGCGGAATTTTTAAAAAATACTAATAAAAAAATGACATTAGGTGAATTTAGAATAGAAATTAGCAAATATTTATCATCAATAGATGATAGTCATACTAGTATAGGATGGGTAGGAGCTGAATTTTTAGATATTAACTGGAAATATATAGATAAAAAACTTACATTGTTAGATAAAAATAACAAACCTACAAAAAAGTTTGTAACATCAATTAATAATGTAAATATAGAAGATATTTTAAAAGTTATTGATAAAACATTTCCAAAAGAAAATTACGTTGATGAATATATGAATAATTCAACTTTATCAAAAGAAAAACTAGTTTTATGTAGTGCTGGAGTAGATGTCTCAGATGATATAGTTTTAAGTGTTAATGATGGGAAAAATGAAGAAGAAATTAAGGTGGGATTTATAAATTATAATAAGGGGGGAAATAACCTAAGTAATGATATATACATTAATGATTTAGGAAACAAAACGGTATATATAAGACTTGGATTTTGTGAGGATAATTACTATATAAGTAAAATCAATACATACTTAAGAGAAAACTTAGATGATATAAAACATGTAATTATAGATGTACGAGATAATCCAGGAGGAGATTCAACTGCTTTTGAAAAGATTTTACAGGCACTAGATATTAAAGCAGGAAATTTTGGCGGTATAACTAGAGTTTCAGATATAGCAACAAAGTTTTATCCAGATTTAAATTCAATGGAATATAAAGAATTTGAAAGATATAATAATGTAGTTAAGAATGAAAATATTGAAGTATATGTAATTATGAATGAAAGTAGTTTTAGTTCTGCTCAGTGGGTAGCTACCTTGGTTAGTGATGGTAAATTTGGAACCCTATTAGGAAAACCAAGTAGAAATAGACCTTCGTCTTTTGGAAACTCACCTTCTTTTGAACTGGCAAAAACTAAGTTAATGGGGCAAATATCAATTACAAAATGGCTTAGACCAGATGCTTCTAAAGACCAAGAAGAAACTATTGAGCCAGATATTAGAGTTGAAGACTGGCAAGATCCTTTAGAAAAAACATTAAAGTTGATTGAAGGTAAAGAAGATTTATCAAATATGTAA
- a CDS encoding sugar phosphate nucleotidyltransferase: MRAILLAAGMGTRLRPLTLTTPKSLVEVNGKPMLERQIEFLREIDIDEIIVVTGYLNEKFEYLREKYGVKLIHNEKFDIYNNIYTMYLVREYIGDSYVIDADVYLNRNFLERDIEKSTYFSGYKTGFKNEWKLEYDENNKVSNIIVGNGEGYILSGISYWSKSDASIINKELEKYIENGKFKDLYWDDVVKDNLSKLDVYIRKIKSEDSFEVDSLRDLSNLNELLNII; the protein is encoded by the coding sequence ATGAGAGCAATACTTTTAGCAGCAGGGATGGGAACACGACTTAGACCATTAACACTTACAACACCAAAATCATTAGTAGAAGTTAATGGTAAGCCTATGTTAGAGAGACAAATAGAATTTTTAAGAGAAATTGATATTGATGAGATAATTGTTGTAACAGGATATTTAAATGAAAAATTTGAGTATCTTAGAGAAAAATACGGAGTTAAACTTATCCATAACGAGAAGTTTGATATATATAATAATATATATACTATGTATTTAGTTAGAGAATATATAGGAGATAGTTATGTTATAGATGCAGATGTTTATCTTAATAGAAATTTTTTAGAAAGAGATATAGAAAAATCTACATATTTTAGTGGTTATAAAACTGGATTTAAAAATGAATGGAAATTAGAATATGATGAAAATAATAAAGTATCTAATATTATTGTAGGTAATGGAGAAGGATATATTCTATCTGGAATATCATATTGGAGTAAAAGTGATGCAAGTATTATAAATAAGGAATTAGAAAAGTATATAGAAAATGGAAAATTTAAAGATTTATACTGGGATGATGTAGTTAAAGATAACTTATCTAAATTAGATGTATATATAAGAAAAATTAAAAGTGAAGATTCATTTGAAGTTGATTCTCTAAGGGATTTGTCAAATTTAAATGAATTATTAAACATTATCTAA
- a CDS encoding virulence-associated E family protein encodes MRFDGYIKVSTCENRKNIKYKNETLLWSDFIKRLVNTTYTSESIDEYLSMEKSKQDDIKDVGGFVGGSLKDDRRKKGNLIKRSLITLDADYAYPKMESIVDLLYGYACCVYSTHKHQDESPRFRFVIPLSREVDSCEYEAIARMIASDIGMDYFDDTTYEPERLMYYPSTSKDGKFVYSICDGNWLDVDKILSRYKDYKDVSSWPVSRRCNKKINRECENQKNPREKDGMIGAFCRVYDIHEVIDKFLKDVYESCDLRDRYTYKNGSSSCGLVVYNNGDFAYSHHSTDPCLNKLCNAFDLVRIHKFCKRNIDDEKSLKDMLEFCSKDEAVVREFGRSKLKKACDDFKEDIEYEEYDDSWLGELEVDKKGLYKGSVKNIVTILENDINLKDCIKYDEFNNSVMKSENLPWIKEEVKSIYDKNYLPWDDYDDSLLRCYLEKSYGIYVPTKTDDALSSVAKKNSYHPIRDYINSLSWDRVSRLDNLFIDYLGAEDSDYTRAVIRKTMVAAVSRIFEPGIKFDYMPVLVGPQGVGKSHILSLIGQKWYSDSFNTVLGKEAYEQLQGCWIIEMAELSAIRKVEAEAVKHFISKRDDVYRQAYGRRVVKHKRQCVFFGTTNDVEFLKDRTGNRRYWPIVVHKSSPKKDMWVDLTSYEIDQVWAEAKIFYDKGEKLVLDRSLDKKVIEIQSSHMESNSKEGMIIEYLEKLLPDNWNEMDIGARRRYISGGDFSDIPGIKKRERVCAMEIWCELLGGDAKFLKAAQSREINDILRNIKGWKDYSKGSGKLRFNAYGIQKAFVRSDD; translated from the coding sequence ATTTAATAAAAAGAAGTTTGATAACTTTAGATGCAGATTATGCTTATCCTAAAATGGAGTCTATTGTTGATTTATTATATGGATATGCTTGTTGCGTTTATTCTACTCATAAACATCAAGATGAAAGCCCAAGGTTTAGATTTGTAATACCTTTAAGTAGAGAAGTTGATAGTTGTGAATATGAAGCTATAGCAAGGATGATAGCTAGTGATATTGGAATGGATTATTTTGATGATACTACCTATGAACCAGAGAGATTAATGTATTATCCATCCACTAGTAAGGATGGAAAGTTTGTATATAGTATATGTGATGGAAATTGGCTAGATGTTGATAAAATCCTTAGTAGATACAAAGATTATAAGGACGTTAGCAGTTGGCCTGTTTCAAGAAGATGTAATAAAAAAATAAATAGAGAATGTGAAAATCAAAAAAATCCAAGAGAAAAAGATGGTATGATAGGGGCTTTTTGTAGGGTTTATGATATTCATGAAGTTATAGATAAGTTTTTAAAAGATGTATATGAAAGTTGTGATTTAAGAGATAGATATACTTATAAAAATGGAAGTAGTTCTTGTGGGTTAGTTGTATATAATAATGGAGATTTTGCTTACTCACATCATAGTACAGATCCTTGCTTAAATAAACTTTGTAATGCTTTTGACTTAGTTAGAATACACAAGTTTTGCAAAAGAAACATAGATGATGAAAAGTCTTTAAAGGATATGCTTGAATTTTGTAGCAAAGATGAAGCTGTTGTAAGGGAATTTGGAAGAAGTAAGTTAAAAAAAGCCTGTGATGATTTTAAAGAAGATATAGAGTATGAAGAATATGATGATAGTTGGCTTGGGGAACTTGAAGTAGATAAAAAGGGACTTTATAAGGGTAGTGTTAAAAATATAGTTACTATACTTGAAAATGATATAAATTTAAAAGATTGTATAAAGTATGATGAGTTTAATAATAGTGTTATGAAAAGTGAAAATTTACCTTGGATAAAGGAAGAAGTTAAAAGTATTTATGATAAAAATTACTTACCTTGGGATGATTATGACGATTCTCTTTTAAGATGTTATTTAGAAAAAAGCTATGGTATATATGTGCCTACAAAAACTGACGATGCTCTTTCCTCTGTGGCAAAGAAAAATTCATATCATCCTATTAGAGATTATATAAATTCTTTAAGTTGGGATAGGGTAAGTAGACTTGATAATTTATTTATAGATTATTTAGGAGCAGAGGATAGTGATTATACAAGGGCAGTTATTAGAAAGACTATGGTTGCTGCTGTTAGTAGAATTTTTGAACCAGGAATTAAATTTGATTATATGCCTGTATTAGTTGGACCACAAGGAGTTGGGAAAAGTCATATTTTAAGTTTGATTGGACAAAAGTGGTATTCAGACTCATTTAATACTGTTCTTGGAAAGGAAGCTTATGAACAGTTACAAGGTTGTTGGATTATAGAGATGGCAGAACTATCTGCTATTAGAAAAGTAGAAGCAGAAGCAGTTAAACACTTTATATCTAAAAGAGATGATGTTTATAGACAGGCCTATGGAAGAAGAGTTGTTAAGCATAAAAGACAATGTGTATTCTTTGGAACTACCAATGATGTTGAGTTTTTAAAAGATAGAACAGGAAATAGAAGGTATTGGCCTATTGTTGTACATAAAAGTAGTCCTAAAAAAGATATGTGGGTAGATCTTACTTCTTATGAGATTGATCAAGTTTGGGCTGAGGCTAAGATTTTTTATGATAAAGGAGAAAAGCTAGTTCTTGATAGAAGTCTTGATAAGAAAGTAATTGAGATACAATCCTCTCATATGGAGTCTAATAGTAAGGAAGGTATGATTATTGAGTATCTTGAGAAGTTGTTGCCAGATAATTGGAATGAGATGGATATAGGTGCTAGAAGAAGATATATTAGTGGAGGTGATTTTAGTGATATTCCTGGAATTAAAAAGCGTGAAAGAGTATGTGCTATGGAGATATGGTGTGAGTTACTTGGAGGAGATGCTAAGTTTTTAAAGGCTGCTCAAAGTAGAGAAATCAATGATATTTTAAGAAATATTAAAGGGTGGAAGGATTACTCTAAGGGTTCTGGAAAGTTACGTTTTAATGCTTATGGGATACAGAAGGCTTTTGTGAGAAGTGATGATTAG
- a CDS encoding EamA family transporter: MSKRAFAGLTLSIFSVIILGYSPDNISNGNFLLGFLSALVCVLGWSLESVICAYGMRDDEVSSTQALQIRQFVSAIFYGIIIIPIIGGVGLSKIIITSNLSILICFIALIGTASYMFYYKAIDRVGPVKATGLNITYCIWSIIFDVVILGNCITLKLILCSVLIIIGSIMVSKN, from the coding sequence TTGAGTAAAAGGGCTTTTGCTGGTCTTACATTAAGTATATTTTCGGTAATAATATTAGGATATTCTCCTGATAACATTTCAAATGGAAATTTCTTATTAGGTTTTTTATCAGCTTTAGTTTGTGTATTAGGATGGTCATTAGAAAGCGTTATATGCGCCTATGGTATGAGAGATGATGAAGTAAGTTCAACTCAAGCACTACAGATAAGACAATTTGTATCTGCTATATTTTATGGAATAATAATAATTCCTATAATAGGAGGAGTTGGATTATCTAAAATTATTATTACATCTAATTTATCAATTTTAATATGTTTTATAGCGCTTATTGGAACGGCATCATACATGTTTTATTATAAAGCAATAGATAGGGTAGGACCGGTAAAGGCTACAGGCTTAAATATAACTTATTGTATTTGGTCTATAATATTTGACGTAGTTATTTTAGGAAATTGTATTACATTAAAGTTAATTTTATGTAGTGTTCTTATAATAATAGGATCTATTATGGTATCTAAAAATTAA
- a CDS encoding helix-turn-helix domain-containing protein, with the protein MKLDERLLNLRKQKGLSQEELGKKIKVSKNTISKWERGLSYPDFENLAILSDFFELSLEKLMKDIDVNNIINKKYIDFRYKISIIFKSIINIFIGLGWILLVTLILGIIGSLMEKGIR; encoded by the coding sequence ATGAAACTTGATGAGAGGTTATTAAACTTAAGAAAGCAAAAAGGCTTATCTCAAGAGGAGTTAGGGAAGAAGATAAAGGTTTCTAAGAATACTATTTCAAAATGGGAAAGAGGATTGTCTTATCCAGACTTTGAGAACTTAGCTATTTTAAGTGATTTTTTTGAATTAAGTTTAGAAAAACTTATGAAAGATATTGATGTTAATAATATTATAAATAAAAAATATATAGATTTTAGATATAAAATTAGTATAATTTTTAAGAGTATAATAAATATTTTTATAGGTCTAGGGTGGATTTTATTAGTTACCTTAATTTTAGGGATAATAGGGTCTCTAATGGAGAAAGGGATTAGATAA
- a CDS encoding DUF2922 domain-containing protein codes for MKTAKKLLMTFNTKIGRKISISIDGPKDDITEAQIKECMDLIVSKNIFAPYGSEIESAQEAKIVVTDTSEYDLIV; via the coding sequence ATGAAAACAGCTAAAAAATTACTAATGACATTTAACACAAAAATAGGAAGAAAAATATCAATATCAATAGACGGCCCAAAAGATGATATAACAGAAGCACAAATAAAAGAATGTATGGACTTAATAGTATCTAAAAACATATTTGCTCCCTATGGCTCTGAAATAGAATCAGCACAGGAAGCAAAAATAGTAGTAACAGATACATCAGAGTACGACTTAATAGTATAA
- a CDS encoding choline kinase family protein has protein sequence MNFNINCLYNEINGEERKQEYNSIKKMLSKILNISENNVCSIEPVGGMTNKSFKVFINNEYYILRIPGNGADKIISRYDEKYNSLIANDLELDTDILYFDEENGVKIAKYINNAQTINPKTAKKKENMIETTNLLRTLHKSNMKFSNEFNVFKKIEEYEKLLKESNGTNFKDYSIVKQQVLKLKEILKDLGEESVPCHNDTVPENFVKSDDKLYLVDWEYSGMNDPMWDLAAHCLECDFSKEEEELFLNLYFNQEVEPRYKTKILIYKVCQDFLWSIWTNIKEASGDDFGTYGEYRYNRAKININKILELN, from the coding sequence ATGAATTTTAATATAAATTGTTTATACAATGAAATTAATGGAGAAGAACGAAAACAAGAATATAATAGTATAAAGAAAATGCTATCTAAAATACTTAATATAAGTGAAAATAATGTTTGTAGTATAGAACCAGTTGGCGGTATGACAAATAAAAGCTTTAAGGTTTTTATAAATAATGAATATTATATTTTAAGAATACCAGGAAATGGTGCTGATAAAATTATAAGTAGATATGATGAAAAATATAATAGTTTAATTGCAAATGACTTAGAGTTAGATACTGATATACTGTATTTTGATGAAGAAAATGGAGTTAAGATAGCTAAGTATATAAATAATGCACAAACTATAAATCCTAAAACTGCAAAGAAAAAAGAGAATATGATAGAAACTACAAATCTATTAAGAACACTTCATAAATCTAACATGAAATTTTCTAATGAATTCAATGTTTTCAAAAAAATAGAAGAGTATGAAAAGTTACTAAAAGAATCAAATGGAACTAATTTTAAAGACTATTCTATTGTAAAACAACAAGTATTAAAGTTAAAAGAAATACTTAAAGATTTAGGGGAAGAAAGTGTTCCCTGTCATAATGATACAGTACCAGAAAATTTCGTAAAAAGTGATGATAAGTTATACTTAGTAGATTGGGAGTACTCAGGTATGAATGATCCTATGTGGGATTTGGCAGCACATTGTTTAGAATGTGATTTTTCTAAGGAAGAAGAAGAACTTTTCTTAAATTTATATTTTAATCAAGAAGTAGAACCTAGATACAAAACTAAAATCCTTATTTATAAAGTTTGCCAAGACTTTTTATGGAGTATATGGACAAATATAAAAGAAGCTAGTGGAGATGACTTTGGAACTTACGGAGAATATAGATACAATAGAGCAAAAATTAATATAAATAAAATTTTAGAATTAAATTAG
- a CDS encoding Mor transcription activator family protein codes for MREADLLSLVRVEDLPEGCKDLADILGVDIVLEVIGYVGGGSLYFPSKSSVVRNARNRVIRKSFNGGNYKELSRTFGISDMQIRNIVN; via the coding sequence ATGAGAGAAGCTGATTTATTGAGTTTGGTTAGAGTTGAGGATTTACCAGAAGGGTGTAAGGATTTAGCTGATATTTTGGGAGTTGATATAGTTCTTGAAGTTATTGGTTATGTTGGAGGAGGAAGTTTGTATTTTCCAAGTAAGAGTTCTGTTGTGAGAAATGCTCGTAATAGGGTTATTAGGAAAAGTTTTAACGGGGGAAATTATAAGGAGCTTTCTAGGACTTTTGGCATTAGTGACATGCAGATTAGAAATATAGTTAATTAA
- a CDS encoding branched-chain amino acid aminotransferase — MSKKDIKWSELGFSYIKTDKRYISRWKDGKWDDGILTEDNNITLNEGSTCLHYGQQCFEGLKAYTNKDGEIQLFRPDQNALRMQRSCKRLLMPEIPVDKFIDACKQVVKANEDYVPPYGTGATLYLRPYVIGVGENIGVKPANEYIFGVFCIPVGPYYKGGMAPVNYITTEYDRAAAHGTGRDKVGGNYAASLLAHKEAVEKGFADCIYLDPKTHTKIDEVGAANFFAITKDNKFVTPNSTSILPSITKASLLHVAKEYLNMETEIADVFIDKLDEYKEAGACGTAAVITPIGGIEHKGKMHVFYSQTEVGPVVKKLYDTLYGIQTGDVEAPEGWIVKVD; from the coding sequence ATGAGTAAAAAAGATATTAAGTGGTCAGAACTAGGTTTTAGTTATATCAAAACAGATAAAAGATATATTTCTCGTTGGAAAGATGGAAAATGGGATGATGGAATCTTAACAGAAGATAATAACATTACTTTAAACGAAGGTTCTACATGCCTACATTATGGACAACAGTGTTTTGAAGGTTTAAAAGCTTATACTAACAAAGATGGAGAAATTCAATTATTTAGACCAGATCAAAATGCGCTAAGAATGCAAAGAAGTTGTAAAAGACTATTAATGCCAGAAATACCGGTAGATAAATTTATAGATGCATGTAAACAAGTAGTAAAAGCAAATGAAGACTACGTACCACCGTATGGAACAGGGGCAACATTATACCTAAGACCATATGTTATAGGTGTAGGAGAAAATATAGGAGTTAAACCTGCAAATGAATACATATTTGGTGTATTTTGCATTCCAGTAGGACCTTACTATAAAGGTGGAATGGCACCAGTAAATTACATAACTACAGAATACGATAGAGCAGCAGCTCATGGAACAGGAAGAGATAAAGTTGGAGGAAACTACGCAGCAAGTTTATTAGCACATAAAGAAGCTGTAGAAAAAGGATTTGCAGATTGTATATACTTAGATCCAAAAACTCATACAAAAATTGATGAAGTAGGAGCTGCAAACTTCTTTGCAATAACAAAAGATAATAAATTTGTAACGCCAAACTCAACATCAATACTTCCAAGTATAACAAAAGCATCATTATTACATGTTGCAAAAGAATACTTAAACATGGAAACAGAAATAGCTGATGTATTCATTGATAAATTAGATGAATACAAAGAAGCAGGAGCATGTGGAACAGCAGCAGTAATAACTCCAATTGGAGGAATAGAACATAAAGGTAAAATGCATGTATTTTACAGTCAAACAGAAGTTGGACCAGTAGTGAAAAAATTATATGATACACTTTATGGAATTCAAACAGGTGATGTAGAAGCTCCTGAAGGATGGATAGTAAAAGTAGATTAA
- a CDS encoding DUF1659 domain-containing protein codes for MTVTETQNPSALKIKLDCGLDDNGKTIVKSRTYSNVKHDANSQNVIDVANAMVKLCEHSSLEIAKQDYTILN; via the coding sequence ATGACTGTAACTGAAACTCAAAACCCATCAGCATTAAAAATCAAACTTGACTGTGGCTTAGACGATAACGGAAAAACAATAGTAAAATCTCGTACTTACTCAAACGTAAAACACGACGCAAATTCACAAAATGTCATTGACGTAGCAAATGCAATGGTAAAACTTTGTGAACACAGTTCTTTAGAAATTGCAAAACAAGATTATACGATACTAAACTAG